One window of Polypterus senegalus isolate Bchr_013 unplaced genomic scaffold, ASM1683550v1 scaffold_1188, whole genome shotgun sequence genomic DNA carries:
- the LOC120520349 gene encoding zinc finger BED domain-containing protein 4-like, translating into MEFIIGYAGSLPGAADCYSSNAHQSRNKTKCPNIDTLDTCDIVNAEFLVKLLNPLKTATSVLCEEKRPTVSLIVPLKNMIEQNMAPNDSDSPTVADTKRAILSNISGRYSGDVYNYLLESTALDPRFQSLQQLDCNQREAVFQRIQKRVEQLQQNQPTDEKSMERKEEASVHCSTHGGEGALEAEGRAESEEEPASKKTALEDLLGDSFSKTEQPSKGIERETELYRREASIPLSCCPLTWWRENSSKYPLLSPLVKEYLSIPATSVPSERVFSTAGDIVTAQRSQLLPENVDMLIFLKKNMTIS; encoded by the exons ATGGAATTCATCATTGGATATGCTGGTTCGTTACCTGGAGCAGCAGACTGCTATAGCAGCAACGCTCACCAGTCcagaaataagacaaaatgcCCAAACATTGACACACTGGATACCTGCGACATTGTCAATGCCGAATTTCTTGTGAAGCTGCTGAATCCTTTAAAGACAGCTACCTCTGTCTTGTGTGAAGAGAAGAGGCCCACAGTGTCACTCATCGTGCCACTGAAGAACATGATAGAACAAAACATGGCACCAAATGACAGTGATTCCCCTACTGTGGCCGACACAAAGAGAGCAATTCTCAGCAATATTTCAGGCAGATACAGTGGGGATGTATACAACTACCTGCTGGAGAGCACTGCGCTGGACCCAAGATTCCAGTCTCTACAGCAGCTAGACTGCAATCAGCGTGAGGCAGTCTTTCAGAGGATACAGAAAAGGGTGGAACAGTTGCAGCAAAACCAG CCCACAGATGAGAAGAGTATGGAGCGCAAGGAAGAGGCATCAGTTCATTGTTCCACACATGGGGGCGAGGGGGCTCTTGAAGCTGAAGGCAGAGCTGAGTCAGAAGAGGAACCTGCTTCCAAGAAGACAGCACTTGAGGATCTGCTAGGGGACTCTTTCTCGAAGACAGAACAGCCCAGCAAAGGAATTGAGAGGGAAACTGAACTTTACAGAAGAGAGGCATCTATCCCACTTAGTTGCTGCCCTCTGACATGGTGGAGAGAAAACAGCTCCAAATATCCTTTGCTGTCTCCACTTGTCAAAGAATATCTTTCCATTCCTGCGACCTCTGTTCCAAGTGAGCGTGTTTTTTCAACTGCAGGAGACATAGTCACTGCCCAGAGGTCACAATTGCtgccagaaaatgtagacatgcttATATTCTTAAAAAAGAACATGACCATATCTTAG